Genomic DNA from Haloterrigena alkaliphila:
CGACGACTTCACCGAGTATGTGAATCGACTCGGGAACCTAACGATAGCCAATCAGTACTGGAACACCGAGTATGGAAACTTGCCGTTCGAGGCGAAAAAAGAGGCCGATTCACACCGCGAAGTCGCGTACGGAAACTCAAATCTTCGGGCTCAGCAGGCGCTCGCGGATTACGACGAGTTCACCGGGGCAACACTTGAGACACGTGAGTGCGAAATCGTCGAATTCGCACTCGATAATTGGGCGCTCGAAGATGAACCCGAACTCTCGCTAACCGCGTAACACTTTTTTGTGCAGTGGAAGTTCCGATATTTCCCGCCGATGAAAAGTAGTCTTAGAGATCACACGACCATTCCAAAAACTGACCAGATACCGTTGCGAACGCCGCGAGCGCGAAGTTCAACTCGACCTGCGAAGCTTCGAACTCAACCGCGACTCGATCTACGAGCGTCCTATCGAATGCGACTAGTAAACGAAGTGCCGTAGCGACTTTCCCCAACAATCCTCAATCGTTCTGGAAGTCTTGATACAGGCGGATCAACGTGTGGACGTCGAGCATCGACGCGTCCGGGAGTTCATCACGCATCGCATCCCGAAGATCACGACACGCGAGCACAATACGGTAGTACTGTCGTGTGTCGAAACCCATGTCGAGCGAGTCGACGATCAACGATCCACAGGCCGTTCAGGAACCCCATTCTAACCCAAAGGAGTCAGTGACAACGGCTGACGCCAGCTGGTGATTGTGATCGTCACGTGTAGCTAGCGCGACAACGTCTACTACGCGATTACGGGAGAAGTACTTCGTAGCCATGTGACTCGTTCGCTGGAAACACGATGTGGAAACGCCGCGAGCGACGCGGGGGGAGAGAAAACGCTCACTCGCGGTGTACTAGGGTGAGGTCGAGGAGTGTCGCGTCCGTGGGCAACGCGACAGGTGCTACGACGGCCGCGAATCACTTGCATCCGGTGCCAACAGGGATTGGTCGGGTCGGCAGATGCTTGGGATACCTCACTGGCTACGGACTCCCGATCGGAAGCCCGTGAGGCCGTCGCATCTGTGACTCGTCGAGTCCACGCTCTCCGGAGTTGCCCGATCGAAACCGTCACGGAGGCGGCTTCGACTCCCGCTAGCAACACACCACGATTGTAGGATACAGGAAACGATAAGGACAATCGAACCTGTCGGTCATCCCGTCCCGTACTCGAACATCGACTCTAGAATTGCATATTGTATCGAGCAGAGGATATCATACGCTCTGGTCCTGTAACGGGTTCTGACAAGTAGTACGAGATCATGTCGAGATCGTGATTCGAGAGAGCAGAGGACAAATGAAGATGAGGTCGTCGCAGTCCCCGGAATCAGTCCGAATAGTCTGCGAAAAGGGATAGTCCCAGAACTCGAGAAAAACCCGAACGAATCGATATGTCCCTTTCAGGCAGCAAATAAGGTCATCTCGTCTTCTCGAGGGAAGGCGTGTGATGCTCGGGAAGTAGTTCTAAGTCCGATCGTGATCGGCCGTCGGCACCTCAAACGCAATGATGACGGGTGCGGGTCCATGACCGGCGGCTGATTCCGCAGTCCCAAACGAAGAGTATGCCCACCGGGATATTGCCACTCTCACCAAGTGCTAGTTCCTGCACACCGAGCCTGCCTCCCGCTCTGTCTGGACGAACGTCGTGGCGTTACATCCCCAGTTGCTCCTATCCACACCGTCATGACCGAGGCCGCCGAAGTAGCCGAGAGCCATGGGAGCAGCGCACAATCGACAATGGCGGCTCGCAGAGCTACCGACCGGCGAACCGACGGCCGACAATTTCGAACTGACTGAGGACCCGATCCCAGAGCCGGGCCCAAAGGAGGTGCTCGTCCGGTCCGAGTACCTCTCCGTCGATCCGTACATGCGCGGGCGGATGCGCGACAGCGAGTCCTACGCTGACCCGTGGCCCGTCGGCGAACCGATGCGAGCACGGGCCGTCGGCACGGTCGTCGAATCGAACCACGCCGCGTTCGAGGCCGGTGACACCGTCTTGGGCAATCTGTACTGGGCCGAGTACGCGGTCGTCGACGGCACCGCCCTCGAGACAGTCAATACGGGGACGGCACCGGTCTCGACGGCACTACACGTCCTCGGGATGCCCGGCCGGACCGCCTACGTCGGCACCGTCGATGTTGGCGAGGTCGAACCAGGCGATACGGTCGTCGTCTCCGCCGCGGCCGGCGCGGTCGGTTCCGTCGCCGGCCAGATTGCTCGGATTGCCGGCTGCCGCGTGGTCGGGATCACGGGCCGGGACGAGAAGGCCGACTGGCTCACCAACGACCTCGGCTTCGACGCGGCGATCAATTACCGCACGACCGACGACCTCTCGGCGGCGGTCGCCGACGCTTGCCCGCGCGGCGTCGACCTCTACTTCGAGAACGTTGGTGGGGAGGTGACCGACGCCGTCATGGACCACCTCGTCGACCACTCTCGCGTGGCCGTCTGCGGGAAGATTGCTCTCTACAACGCGGAAGAAGGCGACGACCGACTACGTGGTCCGCGGCGCCTCCACCAGCGGACCCGCACTCGCGTTGAGGGGTTTATCGTCAGCGATCACGCCGATCGGTTCGACCACATCAATGCGCGGCTCCGGCGGTGGGTCGAGGAGGACCGGCTTCAGTATCGAGAGACGGTCACCGACGACATCGAGAACGCTGCCGATGCGTTCCTGGGGCTGTTCGACGGGACGAACATTGGGAAACAGCTCGTCCGGATCGACGCGGACTAAGCCCACTGGGGGCCCACTCGAGCGAGCACCTCTTGCACGGTCATGACGGAACTACTGTTCAGCACCGACAGATGACAGCAAAAACGTAATTGACACCTGCTTCGATCTCTGTTCCGCAAGTTGACATCATCCTCCGCCTTCAGGCCGAGGAATCCCGAGCACTGGGATAGTACGGTTTGCAGTCTCCCTGATGGCGACGTAATCGGATCGCGCCCTCAGCCTTGGACCCATCCTGACGGACGGTTCCCTAGACGTGGCTGTGTCGTGATTTCTGAGTGTGGTGGGAACAAACGGTAGGAGACCGATCTCTTGATTCAGTTTTGTGAACGTGATAAATAGGGGCGTTGAGCTGCGTTGCAAGAGGATAGTACTGACCACACCCCAGTCCGTATGGGTGACGCAGATGACGGAACGACCGTCACCGTCATGAGCAAAGAAGCCTGTCTGGTGAATGACTAACACAGCCCTATAGACGTTGAGTTGTGTTATCATGGTCCCCGCAAATCGTTTAGTTGAGCCGCTTATAGGGACTACATCGACTTTGAAGCAATCACATACTACGCAATGATAACATGACAAATATAGAAGACGTGTTGTTGTTTGGTGCGCTCGCACTTGTCTGGGGAACAGCCTTTACAGCGATCGAAATCGGGCTAGAAACACTGCCACCGCTCCTCTTCGCAGCGGCTCGGTTAGATATTGCCGCGGTCATTTTTATCGGAGCGGTGCTACTCAGCCGGCTCCGGTGGCTCCCCCAGACGAAAGCAGACCTCGCTCTCATCCTCTCGAACGGCATCCTCGTCATTGGAGCGCACTTTGCGTTCTCGTTCATCGGCCAGAGTTACGTCACGAGTGGTGTCGCTGCGGTCATCCTCAGTTTCACGCCGATCATTACGCCGGTCATCGCTATCCGTGTCCTCTCAACAGAACGGATCTACATCACGGATATCATTGGACTAGGTACTGGGCTCGCTGGCGTGATCGCTATTGCAATTGCTGGCGGATCCTTCGACGGACAATTCCTCGGCATTGGGCTTCTCTTGGCGTCCGCAGTCGTCTTCGCGCTCGGCTCCGTACTGACAGAACGCTGGTCAGCGGGCCTCCCGACGATGGCACTCTACGCGTGGTCGATGGTTACCGGGGCGGTATTCCTTCACGCGACAGCGTACGCCTATTCAGGAGCAACGTTCCGAAATGTAACGTGGACGCCGTCAGCGGCCGTCGCGCTCGCATATCTTGGGATTTTCGCAACAGCTGGCGGGTTCCTCCTGTATTTCACTTTGCTGAACAGAATCGGTGCAACGAATATCAGCCTCATCAACTACGCATCACCCGTTGTGGCGACGGTTTTCGGTGCAGTCCTTCTTGGTGAGCAAATTACCATAGCGACCGTCACCGGATTCGCGCTCATCGTTGTCGGATTCGTGCTTTGCAATATCCGGCCGCTCTGGCAGCTTGTCCAGTCTACTCGAACCATAGCCGGAAGTGACCGAGTGCTTGAACGTGATGAAGTCTGCATCCAAGGTGATGTCTACAAGACACAGTCTGACTCACAGAACTACCTGCAGCCAGGTGATTAACCGCTCTTCCCTGGGCGGCTGCATACTCATGGATGGGAGTACTGATTTATTCAGGATGTTCTGCGAGACGCACAGTATGACGCGATTGGTGACAGCATCCGTCAGCTGGATGGCGTCGTCGTGAATCCGACGAGACCTGGCCGTCGCCGGCTGCGAAGAGAAATGAACTGGTCGAACGTTCTGATCTGCTCTCTGAAACTGAAGAAGTCAGAAGGCCCCTGATTACTGTCTTTGAAAGCGTCCGCGGTGTATTCCACTCAGCACCAGACCTTATCGATGGATCGATCGCGTCAACGAGAAGACGAACACTGCGATCAGAAACGCGCCGATGAACCCCTCGATTGCGCTGAGCACCTGCGGCCCGAATCCGGCACTGACGGGGCTAGAACCGAGTATAAATGTAATAAACGACTGAAGGCTCAGCAACAGATATCCAAGCCCGAACGGCGCATCCGAAGGTGGTACCACCTCCAAGAGCCAATAGGCCACGGCAAACACCCAAATCGTGGCCAGAGATGCCATGATCGGGCGTTGCG
This window encodes:
- a CDS encoding NADP-dependent oxidoreductase, which encodes MGAAHNRQWRLAELPTGEPTADNFELTEDPIPEPGPKEVLVRSEYLSVDPYMRGRMRDSESYADPWPVGEPMRARAVGTVVESNHAAFEAGDTVLGNLYWAEYAVVDGTALETVNTGTAPVSTALHVLGMPGRTAYVGTVDVGEVEPGDTVVVSAAAGAVGSVAGQIARIAGCRVVGITGRDEKADWLTNDLGFDAAINYRTTDDLSAAVADACPRGVDLYFENVGGEVTDAVMDHLVDHSRVAVCGKIALYNAEEGDDRLRGPRRLHQRTRTRVEGFIVSDHADRFDHINARLRRWVEEDRLQYRETVTDDIENAADAFLGLFDGTNIGKQLVRIDAD
- a CDS encoding DMT family transporter, which produces MTNIEDVLLFGALALVWGTAFTAIEIGLETLPPLLFAAARLDIAAVIFIGAVLLSRLRWLPQTKADLALILSNGILVIGAHFAFSFIGQSYVTSGVAAVILSFTPIITPVIAIRVLSTERIYITDIIGLGTGLAGVIAIAIAGGSFDGQFLGIGLLLASAVVFALGSVLTERWSAGLPTMALYAWSMVTGAVFLHATAYAYSGATFRNVTWTPSAAVALAYLGIFATAGGFLLYFTLLNRIGATNISLINYASPVVATVFGAVLLGEQITIATVTGFALIVVGFVLCNIRPLWQLVQSTRTIAGSDRVLERDEVCIQGDVYKTQSDSQNYLQPGD